acacacatatattatatgtgtgcatatatatataaatatataaagtagtgccttaggttacgaaattaatctgttccatagcggccttcgtaacctgattttttcatgtccagaactacattttacatgtaaatggcctaattcgttccaagccctacaaaaacaccaccgtaaattttataataaagctaaattgaccaataaaattaaatacaacaatttgaccattcaatacttaacctaaccattactgtaccggtaaataaagtgtattaatgtacagggtacaagaaatagtgtgtgtatatgtacgtacatatgtagtaaaatatggaaccttacctttcgagtgaggtgatgtccgaaagtggcgacagagggggaggacaaacagcagaaaacatgagcacttaactttatgaaacacattaaaaaatggcagaaaacattaacactaaactttatgaaacacattaacaaatggcagaaaacattaacacttcttgattatctccatcttcgtctccattgAAAActtcttctttccatgaacttcagcaacattcttgggaccgtTTCTTGGTCAAGGAACTCCTTTACATAGaagcatgatgggacagatgctgaccaataggagaacaggatcttttggcggtgactagcatcaggaaccaatgggagagcggaaggatggtggcgagtctactgagttgccAGCgtgccagttttaaaattgtccTCGGTGGCCCGGCTGAATCTTGGACCtaaccctttcgcaacctgaattatttttgtatataagcaaaaaaaaaaatcttaatcttTGCTTTTGCTACCTgaattttttgtatgtagaggttccgctatatatatatatatatttcgcattctccagattcgcggactcacacactcgcggatttctctggggaacgtttccccgcattattcgcggaaaattcgcgcattcgcggtatttttatatgataaatatccacaaattcctgtttttttatgaatttcatcataaaatgcactttttgtgataaaactattaaaaaaaccaagtatgaaaatttttagtggtttttcttgagttttaactaacaaaataggctgtttttagcattttcataggggttccaaacattcgcgggttctaactattcacgggggggtctggtacgcatcccccgcgaatccGGGGGGaccactatgtatgtatgtatgtatgtatatatatatatatatatatatatatatatatatatatatatatatatatatatatatatatatatatatatatacagttaccatccgagttacgacctgcgcgagttacgtccacccgtacttacgacagtgtccgacaggggtctattttttatatttggcggCGTTTACTGTTTGGCAGCGCGGTAGCGTAGTGCGTGCGGCGCGGTATGACAGTTACGACGGCGCCGGCAGCACAGCATCCCAGACAGACTCATCCCAACCACCTCACTCACTGTCTAAGACATTGTAGCAGTACTGTAACATTGTAGcaggaacatttttttcattacacctTTGCCATGGCCCCTAAGAGAAAGTCTGACTCATCAGAATGCAATTCTGCCAAGAAAGCTAGGAAGGCACTGAcgttggagatgaagatggacgtaatcaagaaatatgaaggtgggatgaaagttaattgtataagcagaagtctccatctctCCCACTCCACGGTCTCCACCATTCTAAAGGACAAGGAAAGGATTAAGGACGCAGTGAAAGGAGCAGCCCCAATCAAGTCAACTATTATCACCAAACAGCGTGAAGGACCGATAGCAGACATGGAAAAGTTGTTATTTACGTGGCTGGAAGATAATAGACAAAGAAATGTGCAAGTGATGTTGCGAGCAGTGCAAAGCAAGGCAAcaagtttatttaaaatgttaaaagagaaaGGAGGTGAAGAATATGCTTCGTTGGAGTTTATAGCGAGTGATGGGTGGTTTCGTCGATTCCGAGATCGGTACCAAGTGCACCATGTTCTGACGAAAGGCAAGGCTGCTAGCAGTGATGCGCCTGCTGCTAAGGCATTCGTTGAAGAATTTGATAAACTAATTGTGAAAGAAGGATATTTGCCTGAACAGATTTTTAATGTGGACGAAACTGCCTTGTTTTGGAAAAAGATGCAGTGTTTCCAAAGTGGTAtttggaaacactgctgcaaACGCTTCCTCAGAGATTTTGTTGGCTTCGATAACGAAGAGGAATTAAGCAACGTCCGAGGAAAAATTGTTAGCTTGGCAAAGCAACTTGAGTTAggatgtgaagaagaagaaattgaagaactgataagtgaagaacctgaggaattaacaaatgaagaactgttagcaatagaagaagaaaggaaagctgaagaagaaagaagagaggaagaaaaggaagttgtagaagaggaggagcccgaacgaaagtttactgtaaagggattatcggaagccatacaaatgcttaatacaatactgcataaattggaaggaatggatccgaatgttgaacggtttgcccggatagagagatctatgcaagaagtaatgaggccatacaaagaaatctacgatgaaaagaaaaagcagaagatccaaacgacacttagcatgtttgtcaaactcaaacgaacacaaaagcccgcctcatccagcatcgaagccaccccctcccctacatcagccagcgcagtaaccaccccttccccatcccctgcctcacctgacttaacagctgatctttctttcgaccgtgcgtatgaagaaagtgttgatgacgtcgaaccaagcaccagtgaacattaattttgagtgttgttttgcttatttttttacatacatatgtattttctattttgtactacagtactgtatgttctatttttgaactgtaacttttctattttcgtattttgatcttcatttgtatttttgtataataaattcaattgcagtaataaatatttcatttctaaaaccatattatattaagatgtatgtacgtagtatatcaactaagcaactgaaaaaaaagctaaatacattgcacctacagtataatattaaaaatatctctatgataaaatgataaaagtgaaactaaaaggcataaaaatgataaatacataaacagcttctgtacgtatagtacaacagtaatattattcaacagaaaaagtatgataaaagtgaaactaaaaggcataaaaaattataaataaacagcttgtatatacatatgtacagtaatattattcaacagaaatatatgataaaattataaaagtgaaactaaaaggcataaaaatgataaataaacagcttgtatatacacaataatattattaaacagaaaaagttacttaaaaatgcaacacattcatatcatatgtcctcgagtacagtataatcttccactttaaccgagtacttataatccacgtgtcggccattttggctggtattttcgactaacgaccattctgacatacgacctgttggtcggaacggatctaggtcgtaactcggatggtaactgtatatatatatataatatattatatatatatatatatatatatatatatatatatatatatatatttatatatatatgtgtccatatatatttctgggcttggccatgtcgctccgtgaaataggttcctttcgcactatttctaaggtaaaatattgttataataccaaagaaccgctaaattggaaatgcccgaatattctggctcgctcacctttataaAAGGcatcggtatggtttctggggcgagtgaaaccactaccacgggtccttctccaattagcctctcctacatcaaaaaacctcaagAATAGGGGAGCCGACCTACGGCTCACTACCTGCTACTGTGTAGCTtgcgcctgtgacgtcattcctttgacaGCACTACTACACTGCACACGTGTTTTCTTTTGCTGTGTTGTGTTTCTCGCTTTTTGGAATTTTACTTCACCAAggatcgtcaatctgcttctgcatccaagttaagtactgctattatggttgacactatttagggaaTGCCTTTGGCCTTTTTTaccgaattatttaggtttttctgGGTCGTCGCCCCACACGGCTTCGGCCCCGAGCCGCCATTACAGCGTGCCCCTTTGTGTCTCCTCATTTCAGGTTTTacgtggtcttccatacctagcgAACACGAATTTTTATAGCAGTATTATAATAtgattgtgtttttattattattggtgatgctttttttactatatatatatatatatgataggttgatgagtatataaaataaatgtaaaccaagaaaatatcactcaaaAATTCAAAATCCCATCGCGTTATCTTAGGCGGTTTTTTTTACTTGACTACATATTACTTATCTAACAACCCCCAATTTATAATCACTTTCCTACAGCAAGActaatcatttcttttttatctatctatccacattaaaagaaatgtgaaacaattaaaataagtaaattggCTTTggtcattttattaataatagggTGTGAAATGCATTCATTCATACGGAAGAAATCAGCCTGTTCTggagaagaaaatataaacacactctctctctctctttctttaatatatttaatcACGAAAACTTTCCAGTTCAAATGCATATGACTGTTTTAACATTTTCCTAGCATATCACTGCAAACTGTATTGGGTCATTAAACTATTCAGGTCCCTGAATAATAAACTGAACTCCTTTCGGTTAACATGATGACTTATATTTATTgtaaaggtttgtttgtttgtttgtatggtgtttttacgttgcatggaaccagttgctattcagcaacaggaccaatggctttacgtgacttccgaaccacgtcgagagtgaacttatatcaccagaaatacacatccctcactcctcaatggaatggccgagaatcgaacccgcaaccaccgaggtgagaagcaaacaccaaaccaaccacgccactgaagcgcttgtGATAGTTAAGGAATCAACTTTTTAACCAGCACTTATTTCTAAGACCTGAAATATTGTGCTTTGTAATCATCATTTTTTGGATAGGAACGCTCATTTTGCGCATTAGTAGAACGTTCTTCTGTAAATTCTTTAACGTAAAAGCTTTAATGAATATGCCTGTCATTTTTAACCCCCTATCCCAAAATATTCTCAATAAGAACCGAATAAAGCCCATGAATTCTAATGACccaaaaacataaaatacaacACTTCCCAAATTTTCAGCAGAATTGTTATCACAGATCCATTTTAAAAGGTTTAACAAAAATGGCAGTGGATTTTTTAGTCATTCTGAGAGCATTATGGGAATGCGTGGGTCTGAAAAAATATGTCTTTCGACCAATATGTACAGTGAAGTTAAGTACAGGAAAATAAATCTTCGAATTTGAAATTTCCTTaaagtaattactatatatacaggtatacatttatatgtagagTTAGCATTCTTTTCCACTAACTCATCAAGTCATGATAGTCATGTTACAGGTCTTAAATAGCATTACCAAAATAAGTGAGAACTAAAAACTCAACaaatctcatatatttttttttaaatgatggttccCTCATATAAAACTTATTTCATTAACGAGGCCCTTTCGTTTTATTCTTTCTgagttatttattaattctttgaATGATCTGCTATCACAGTTGTTAGATTGTTGTAGTACATGTCTCTTACTTAGTTTGTGATAAATTGTTTCACTAGTGTAGGTGCCTTTTCACTTttgtattataaatttaaataaaggtttttgtatGTTCATCCCGCGTATCCTATTAGAATGTTTTAATTAAACTTATTTTATGCTTTTCTGGATGATACAGCAGTTTTTAGTTTTCAAACAGTTGTTCATAGCCAAGTGCTCCTTCACTCTTAATTGCTTATGAGTTTGTCTAATTCTTATGCCCTTTTTAAACGGGGTATTACTTAAATCATTTGTTTTAGCTCAAAGGAACAACTTCCTCTATGGCGCAGCGGATATTGGCTTCCCTTATGGATTCAGGGACGATACTCGAAGTGATGGCAGTATTCACTATTGTTATTCAAATGATCTAGGTTATATATCAATCAACATTTGACTTTTTATGTATCCAAGTTAGAAACTAAGAAATCAGGAACTATAACTCATCTTTATTATTCACGTAAAACAGCAATATGTATCCCAAAACTCTAGTCCTAAACTGGAAAAATTATGGTTTAAATTCAGTGGTCGTAAAGATATTTCTTCACACCCTTACTTGCACTTCATAAAAACCCTATGCCTTTAGTACTGTAGATAAAATTATTAGGGTatttataatagtaaaatccaGTGGATCTTGTTTGGCCTCCCAggatgacagtaggggagacatgacacagccacccatccATTGAGACCGGTTTGTCCACTCCAGGTGGGGGCAGGGCAGACAGCAGCAGGGCAGACAGCAGTAGGAGAGACAGCAGAGAGTAGGGAAGACAGCAGCGCTGGGCTCCAGCGAGCTCCAaacataataatgatagaaaCATTTAGGATGTGACTTGCTCTATCAGTGAGTGAGCTGAATAGATGGCTAGTCAAATATCTAAAGAACAGGTGCAAGGGGAAGGATATTGCATAAGAGGTTCTTTTAGGTACTGAGGGGCCTCAGAGAGCATTGAcaaactatatagtatatctctctatctataatcACAGCATTTGAGCAAGATGAGAGAGTATTACAGACGATCTCTAACGCTGAATGTTATATACTCGGGAACTAGGAAACAATTAGTGAGTACAAAGagaattagtatgtatatatgtgtatgtatgtatgtatgtgtgtatatatatatatatatatatatatatatatatatataatatacactatatatatatatatacacatatatatatatatatatatatatatatatatatatatatatatatatatatatataatatactatatagatacacATGCATACTTAGATGTAATAGTTATAGAGGAAAAATGCTTCGCTATGGTTAAACTTAATAACACAAAATTCTAAGAGGCAGAAGGCTGTTTGACATTACAGTCGAAAGGAAACTATTTGCTATGTGCAGAAAATTTACTGGCAACATCAACCCAACAATTTTCTGGTCTGATAAAGGTAGCCTTCAAtgcaattatgaatatatacatctattacgAATCCAAGTATCTAAAGACGGATATGAACATTCTGGGACAGAAAAGGAAGTACTGTACTTATTCTAATTACTACATCTATTTGAGCATGTCCCTTTGATCTATCGCATTAAATGATAttagtaaatgaaaaacaacttacACATATCAAAATCTTAACAACTGATCCTGGAAAAGTTAAAGGACATGAGCAAATATTATTCCAAACTTCCACAttgattattatttgttgttgatGAAATGCTAGTTCAAAGGTGATCATCCCTCATAATTTCTTAAGTGCTGGATAAATCCAAATTTGCCCTTTGTAAAACTAAATCTTAACAAAAAATTCCAACATAAAAATTTTTCTAATATACGTATCCATAATACCTTAATATACCTGTTCTGTCCCAATGAAGAGGTAATAAGAGAAGTGCAAAAGATATTAGCAATTACTCACAGTGTAATACCAAAATCTTACCTAACCTGTTCAAATGATACTTAACTTATAAAAGCTTCATGGAAAATCTTCATTTGCTTATTCTTCATTGACCAAATGTTACCTATTCTTAAGCCACATCCTGTTAAAACTGATAACACGATGTAATAGTCCTTCCATTTATGTAAATTCTAACATGAATGTAAATAATGTGAGAGCACACTGCACTTGAAAAAACAGTACTTACTGTTAGATTCATCAAGGATATAAGCAAAAAAACACAATTATCCATATTTCCCAAAGGCAGATGGctgcatacatatagtataaaagAATATTTCTACACTTCTACAATCCATGAAGTGACATGGAATAATTACTAAAGAACACTAATTTAATGATAAAGCAAAATGCAAAGTGATTTATAATACATCTGTAATTAACTACATAATGTACTTATGAAGTTGACTAATCTCCTCACTTTTTTCACACTAATTACTCTAATACTAATTACTCCAGCTTGATGCAAACTTTCATTAGCTATCTAAAATGACTAATATTTGGAAAGTCTACTACATCTATTATCACTTGGCGTTAGTCAACAGGTAAGACCATTAAGCAAGTACAAGTTCTATGTCGTACATTGCTATACAGTGCTGCACTTGTTATCTGTAACAAGCATAACAAAAGCAGAGAACAATTCTTTCTACCAATTCAAAACTTCATAAAACATACTTCTTGTACGTAGTCCTGTTAgccaaaaaatacaaattcatctGTAGTAAAATTCTTGATATCACCAAGTCTaccttaaatattaaaatattaacagTTATAAAGATAGAATGGAGAATACCTTAACATATGTTAGTTTAAGATGACCATTCaattttcctcatatatataaaataaactttttttgtaGCACATTCAAATTCCTACAGTTTAAGAAATTTCATTTCTAAGTTACATGCAAAATATCTTGTTAATgaaaaaactacacacacacacacaaacatacacacatacatataaacatacatacacagacagtgCCCGGTTATGAGAGGGGGCTCCGTTCtcagcggggtgctgataagtgaaaactgcaattaaaactcggtgatttatgatGATATGGCGCCACTAATTGGTTGAGGGCGCCTCTGTTAGGTGCGTTATGgggccataactctattatccgCCCCTTTATGGTGACAATAACCAGAACTTGGagcattatggtgccataaatctgCTTTCTACTGACTTGCCAGCTGGGATGGGATGATTATTTGCcagtttctttcacttacacttgatttgcccaaatcaatTCTTTTTGCTACAGTGAAATGCCTATCTAGagataattgctttttacgattttCTACACTGCaaaagtaactcagctccatAATAAAAACACTGGTGCTGcattcagcttctgcatgcctttgattgtttgtttaaacgactTTCTTGTGAACAGTTATttaatctctctttcctttcttgcattctttacttatttatttgtttgcaaaatcctcataattatatatatatataaataaattctgccatctgccaacagtaagttgaagtattgtggcataattaatctctttcatgcacttaagatccaagtgtaaactcGTCAACAATCATACACactggttattctctctctctctctttctcacagatACAACCAgacacacactatcaattcctttgattatccttgtaaaatgtgaataaaattgattttgctaTCAAACTTTGCCTACTGCGAACATTTTagtttcctcaaagggttcccaTCTCTCCTCACTCCATCCCTCAGCCAGCTGTGCACCATTTTCACCTAACAGTTTGTAAATCAGtaaatcacacacaaacaaaattttCCAAACATTTTACTCCATATAACATACTGTTTTAATTCTTTACATTCTTAATTTACCTTGTGAACACATTAATtgaagaaaatttgaaaaaagggaatttttttagtagcTGGAAGAAATTATCTTGATTCCCTTTGTCTTCGTGGGgacatttgtttcatatttcaaacagcCTTCTGAAACAGAGCCCCTGCcagtaaccagggactgcctgtgtgtgtgtgtgtgtgtgtgtgtgtgtgtgtgtgtgtgtgtatgtatgtatgtatgtatgtatgtatgtatgatgtatctatatatatatatatatatatatatatatatatatatatctaatatattatatctaatatatatcgatatatataattttctatatttatttatatatcatatattatatatctatatatatattatatatatatatattatattatatatatatataataatatatatctattatatatataataatataattaataatatatatatagatttatattatatatattatatatatatatatcgaatatctatataatatgatattatatatatatatatatctatatatatagatatctatataaattataataatatatattatatatatatatatatatgtatatatatatagatatagatattatatatagattaatatatatatatccttagatatataataagctaattagatatatattatagaattatataatatagattattatcaatagatatataattatatagatatatatagaatatcgatattatactatatctatatatatatattattattatatatatatatagatatatatatatatagatatatagtctataatagatataatatagaatagtatagtatctagattatatatattaatagatagatataatatatagatattatatatatataatagaattagatatatctagaatactatatagaatattattaatatttttagatattatatatatagagatatattattagatatatatatatatagattagatagatataatatatatatatctatatatatatatatcatatatatatctatatatatatatatatatatatatatataaatataattatataatatatctattatagatatatatataagatatatatatatatagatatatatatagattattaatatatagatatatatatatcttatatatagtatatttcatatatatatatatatatatatatagatatatacaataatatacaatatatacatatatacatatccatatatataatatattatatatatatatattatatatatatctatatatatatatatatatataggtacataatatataatatatatatatatatatacatatatataaaatattatagatatatagtatatatatatatatatatatatatatatatatagaatatacatattatatatatatatatatatataggcagtcctaGTAAAACTGAAGGCCAGTTATTGGCAATagattttatggtttttttctaGCACCAAAAAATATTTGGTGCCAAATTCCACCATTTCCAGTCATTGGCGCCATTGATGTTagacctaacagaggcaccattaaccagttatcggtgCCAACTTTCAGCTATCGGCTTTTTTCACTTATCATTAAGCTGTCGGAACGGAGGCCCCTCGCTTGACCAGGGACTTGGAAAAACTCCTTCGGTCTTAAGATacttgcaagaaacttattgatgcaaCTAAAGCAAatgcttttaatgaaaattgtataagagaaacaCTATGCTCTAaaagtgtgtataatatatatttatatatatatatatatatatatatatatatatatatatatgatatatgtatatatatatttaatatatacacacttttagAGCATAGtgtttctcttatacaattttcattaaaagcaattgctatggttgcatcaataagtttcttgcaagtATCTTAAGACAGAAGGAGTTTTTCCAATTCTCGTTTGTCAATttctgatgaaaaatgcaaatggaCCAGACAGCATGCCCTAAACCACCTGGCACATATGCCCCTCAGTGGATACAAGAGTACCCAATGAAGGCCAAGTAACATGCTTGCTCAATCTGCTGAGGCCCCACCCAACACAAACCTCCAGCTGTTAATCAGCATAGACCATttggacgcacacacacactcaaattttattatacacatttatttgtACACAGACACTTGTTTATTTGTAACTTTACATAcgctataaaatattatttttgtatttctgtatttattattgtatttctgAATGTAGTTTTGTAATTCTGTATCTGCACACTAACATGTAACATATACCaaattttatacttatttattgaaACCCTAGCACATGGTATATTATATCTTGAATATTACTTACCCTCATGTTTAACATTTCACTTTTTGTTGTCGTTCATGTTTTCATGTTCTTTGTAACCAAAACAATGCCCAGAATGGTTAATCTGTTAATCCCTTAACCAACCTGTACCCATACCTCAAAGTCAGTCTTCccacataataatgataatgatataaataggccgaaaggccagattgtaagtcagtagtcgcttggtAATACCATATGGGGAAACAGCTGTTGCAGCAAAATTCAAtatatggaagaaggaagtctgcttatttttcaccagaaattgaagaGTGAGACTGAAAAATCCATTGGTATGAAGATACCTATAAGAAACTTACTGATGTTACTAAAGCaattgtttttaatgaatatatatatatatatatatatatatatatatatatatatatatatagtagataatatatatatatattcatactacatacatacatacataacatacatacatacatacatatcatattcgttgtattccacatgggaaaatgaaaaaaatgtgtcagaaaatgcccaacaatttcgtcctccaatggacctcttcttggaacgTCCATTGGAGgatgaaactgttgggcattttctgacacatacctttttcattttcctatgtggaatacaacggaaTTACATCTTTgtgcttaagaagattaacagtactatacatacatcatacatactatttatatatatatatatatatatatatatatatatatatatatatatatatatatatatatatatatatatatatatatatatatatatatattcatacacacacacacacacacacacatacatacatacattcatatatatatataaaatatatatatatatatatatatatatatatatatatatatatatatatatatatatatatgtatgtatatataaatttataactgaatcatgaaagttaggaacgtgataaatccataaaagggattttgacaaaggaaaaatctatttctgggggaagacctgtgtcgccggtaaaatgttcctgtagcacacatttctaggtatacatagatgctaaatataccagagaaaaaagctatatggaatgctggagttactacctccagctcgctcacccctatagggtgtcggtatagcacaagggtgagtggaagccactaccacagatgctttgccaattagaagtctcctctcaaaatccctctctagataggtgccgttacaacgtctaccttccacTTGCTACTACTAGTACTACCTCTGCCCGAAACCGtcattcctgaaatacgcacccaagcttgggccagctaaagggcgGGGGACCAGGAGaaaagagggatgggttcactgggcgacacaggtcttcccccagaaatagatttttccttcgtcgaaatctcttttctgggttcgacctgtgtcggccgatgaatcagagaattggccataca
This window of the Macrobrachium nipponense isolate FS-2020 chromosome 5, ASM1510439v2, whole genome shotgun sequence genome carries:
- the LOC135215307 gene encoding tigger transposable element-derived protein 1-like, which encodes MAPKRKSDSSECNSAKKARKALTLEMKMDVIKKYEGGMKVNCISRSLHLSHSTVSTILKDKERIKDAVKGAAPIKSTIITKQREGPIADMEKLLFTWLEDNRQRNVQVMLRAVQSKATSLFKMLKEKGGEEYASLEFIASDGWFRRFRDRYQVHHVLTKGKAASSDAPAAKAFVEEFDKLIVKEGYLPEQIFNVDETALFWKKMQCFQSGIWKHCCKRFLRDFVGFDNEEELSNVRGKIVSLAKQLELGCEEEEIEELISEEPEELTNEELLAIEEERKAEEERREEEKEVVEEEEPERKFTVKGLSEAIQMLNTILHKLEGMDPNVERFARIERSMQEVMRPYKEIYDEKKKQKIQTTLSMFVKLKRTQKPASSSIEATPSPTSASAVTTPSPSPASPDLTADLSFDRAYEESVDDVEPSHSESIMGMRGSEKICLSTNMYSEVKYRKINLRI